One window from the genome of Pyxicephalus adspersus chromosome 6, UCB_Pads_2.0, whole genome shotgun sequence encodes:
- the COX4I2 gene encoding cytochrome c oxidase subunit 4 isoform 2, mitochondrial isoform X1 → MMLSVLAQRSPLLVKLRALGAASVRAAHSHESPDATPYYTKPVYLDNRTLPLPDVPFRASLTSQELSLKDKEQGPWNQLSQEEKISLYRIKFNNTYAEMNKPTNEWKSVLGGILFFFGITGLIVWWQRVHVFPELPHTLEKDWQAMQVKRMLDMRMGPIQGFSSHWDYEKNQWKK, encoded by the exons ATG ATGTTATCGGTTCTTGCACAGCGGTCGCCCCTTTTGGTCAAGTTGAGGGCACTGGGAGCTGCCAGTGTTCGAGCTGCCCACAGCCATGAGAGCCCAG ATGCTACACCATATTACACAAAGCCTGTGTATCTTGACAATCGCACCTTACCTTTACCCGATGTTCCATTCCGTGCGTCGCTGACCTCGCAGGAACTGTCCCTGAAAGATAAAGAACAGGGGCCCTGGAATCAGCTGAgccaagaagaaaaaatatcat tgtACCGGATAAAATTCAACAATACATATGCAGAGATGAATAAGCCAACCAATGAATGGAAGTCTGTTCTCGGGGgcatcctttttttctttggcataACAGGTCTCATTGTCTGGTGGCAGAGAGTTCATG TTTTCCCTGAACTCCCACACACCCTTGAAAAGGACTGGCAGGCCATGCAGGTCAAAAGGATGTTGGACATGCGTATGGGACCTATACAAGGTTTTTCCTCCCACTGGGACTATGAGAAGAACCAATGGAAGAAGTAA
- the COX4I2 gene encoding cytochrome c oxidase subunit 4 isoform 2, mitochondrial isoform X2, whose translation MLSVLAQRSPLLVKLRALGAASVRAAHSHESPDATPYYTKPVYLDNRTLPLPDVPFRASLTSQELSLKDKEQGPWNQLSQEEKISLYRIKFNNTYAEMNKPTNEWKSVLGGILFFFGITGLIVWWQRVHVFPELPHTLEKDWQAMQVKRMLDMRMGPIQGFSSHWDYEKNQWKK comes from the exons ATGTTATCGGTTCTTGCACAGCGGTCGCCCCTTTTGGTCAAGTTGAGGGCACTGGGAGCTGCCAGTGTTCGAGCTGCCCACAGCCATGAGAGCCCAG ATGCTACACCATATTACACAAAGCCTGTGTATCTTGACAATCGCACCTTACCTTTACCCGATGTTCCATTCCGTGCGTCGCTGACCTCGCAGGAACTGTCCCTGAAAGATAAAGAACAGGGGCCCTGGAATCAGCTGAgccaagaagaaaaaatatcat tgtACCGGATAAAATTCAACAATACATATGCAGAGATGAATAAGCCAACCAATGAATGGAAGTCTGTTCTCGGGGgcatcctttttttctttggcataACAGGTCTCATTGTCTGGTGGCAGAGAGTTCATG TTTTCCCTGAACTCCCACACACCCTTGAAAAGGACTGGCAGGCCATGCAGGTCAAAAGGATGTTGGACATGCGTATGGGACCTATACAAGGTTTTTCCTCCCACTGGGACTATGAGAAGAACCAATGGAAGAAGTAA